A single Gambusia affinis linkage group LG20, SWU_Gaff_1.0, whole genome shotgun sequence DNA region contains:
- the LOC122822964 gene encoding urotensin-2 receptor isoform X1, translated as MTTATMEPVGILVERGANATVPPVSSHQDAAATVTIGTILSIMCFVGVSGNIYTLVVMCHSMRTAASMYIYIINLALADLLYLLTIPFVVCTHFLKGWYFGDPGCRILISMDFLTMHASIFTLTIMSTERYFAVLKPLDTVKRSKSYRKAIAVLVWVASLILTLPMIVTIQLTTVGKKAMCLPTLSQQSYKIYISFLFCTSIVAPGLIIGYLYIQLARTYWISQTRSFKQTKKLPNQKVLYLIFTIVLLFWACFLPFWIWQLLSQFCPSLPLSTKVKRNINYLTTCLTYSNSCINPFLYTLLTKNYKEYLRKHKRSWSAGSYFNRRNRFQRSPRRSPSASSQQCTESFMLTHTASLRAHNSSLCETQRAVLSVPVRWT; from the exons ATGACGACGGCGACCATGGAGCCTGTAGGAATCTTGGTGGAAAGGGGCGCCAACGCCACCGTCCCACCCGTGAGCTCTCACCAGGACGCCGCCGCTACCGTCACCATCGGCACCATCCTCTCCATCATGTGCTTCGTCGGCGTCTCGGGGAACATTTACACCCTGGTGGTCATGTGCCACTCCATGAGGACCGCGGCGTCCATGTACATCTACATCATCAACCTGGCTCTGGCAGATCTGCTGTACCTTCTCACCATCCCCTTCGTGGTGTGCACACACTTCCTGAAGGGCTGGTACTTCGGAGACCCGGGCTGTCGGATACTGATCAGCATGGATTTCCTGACCATGCACGCCAGCATTTTCACGCTGACCATCATGAGCACGGAGCGATACTTTGCGGTGCTCAAGCCCCTGGACACAGTCAAGCGGTCTAAAAGTTACCGGAAGGCTATCGCGGTGCTGGTCTGGGTAGCCTCTCTAATCCTCACCTTGCCTATGATTGTGACCATTCAGCTTACGACAGTCGGGAAGAAGGCAATGTGCCTGCCCACTTTATCCCAGCAGTCTTACAAGATTTAcatctcttttctgttttgcacaAGTATCGTTGCTCCGGGACTGATCATTGGGTATCTCTACATCCAGCTAGCACGGACTTACTGGATATCGCAAACAAGAAGCTTCAAGCAGACCAAGAAACTACCTAATCAAAAG GTGCTGTACCTGATCTTCACCATCGTGCTCCTCTTCTGGGCGTGCTTCTTGCCCTTTTGGATCTGGCAGCTGCTCAGCCAGTTCTGCCCCTCCTTGCCCCTCTCCACCAAAGTCAAACGCAACATCAACTACCTGACCACATGCCTGACGTACTCCAACAGCTGCATCAACCCGTTCCTCTACACGCTGCTCACCAAGAACTACAAGGAGTACCTGAGGAAGCACAAGAGGTCGTGGTCGGCCGGGAGCTACTTCAACAGACGGAACCGTTTTCAGCGGTCGCCCCGCAGGTCGCCGTCCGCCAGCAGTCAGCAATGCACCGAGAGCTTCATGCTCACACACACGGCTTCCCTGCGTGCTCACAACAGCAGCCTGTGCG AAACGCAACGCGCTGTATTGTCTGTTCCTGTGAGATGGACATAA
- the LOC122822964 gene encoding urotensin-2 receptor isoform X3, with protein MTTATMEPVGILVERGANATVPPVSSHQDAAATVTIGTILSIMCFVGVSGNIYTLVVMCHSMRTAASMYIYIINLALADLLYLLTIPFVVCTHFLKGWYFGDPGCRILISMDFLTMHASIFTLTIMSTERYFAVLKPLDTVKRSKSYRKAIAVLVWVASLILTLPMIVTIQLTTVGKKAMCLPTLSQQSYKIYISFLFCTSIVAPGLIIGYLYIQLARTYWISQTRSFKQTKKLPNQKVLYLIFTIVLLFWACFLPFWIWQLLSQFCPSLPLSTKVKRNINYLTTCLTYSNSCINPFLYTLLTKNYKEYLRKHKRSWSAGSYFNRRNRFQRSPRRSPSASSQQCTESFMLTHTASLRAHNSSLCE; from the exons ATGACGACGGCGACCATGGAGCCTGTAGGAATCTTGGTGGAAAGGGGCGCCAACGCCACCGTCCCACCCGTGAGCTCTCACCAGGACGCCGCCGCTACCGTCACCATCGGCACCATCCTCTCCATCATGTGCTTCGTCGGCGTCTCGGGGAACATTTACACCCTGGTGGTCATGTGCCACTCCATGAGGACCGCGGCGTCCATGTACATCTACATCATCAACCTGGCTCTGGCAGATCTGCTGTACCTTCTCACCATCCCCTTCGTGGTGTGCACACACTTCCTGAAGGGCTGGTACTTCGGAGACCCGGGCTGTCGGATACTGATCAGCATGGATTTCCTGACCATGCACGCCAGCATTTTCACGCTGACCATCATGAGCACGGAGCGATACTTTGCGGTGCTCAAGCCCCTGGACACAGTCAAGCGGTCTAAAAGTTACCGGAAGGCTATCGCGGTGCTGGTCTGGGTAGCCTCTCTAATCCTCACCTTGCCTATGATTGTGACCATTCAGCTTACGACAGTCGGGAAGAAGGCAATGTGCCTGCCCACTTTATCCCAGCAGTCTTACAAGATTTAcatctcttttctgttttgcacaAGTATCGTTGCTCCGGGACTGATCATTGGGTATCTCTACATCCAGCTAGCACGGACTTACTGGATATCGCAAACAAGAAGCTTCAAGCAGACCAAGAAACTACCTAATCAAAAG GTGCTGTACCTGATCTTCACCATCGTGCTCCTCTTCTGGGCGTGCTTCTTGCCCTTTTGGATCTGGCAGCTGCTCAGCCAGTTCTGCCCCTCCTTGCCCCTCTCCACCAAAGTCAAACGCAACATCAACTACCTGACCACATGCCTGACGTACTCCAACAGCTGCATCAACCCGTTCCTCTACACGCTGCTCACCAAGAACTACAAGGAGTACCTGAGGAAGCACAAGAGGTCGTGGTCGGCCGGGAGCTACTTCAACAGACGGAACCGTTTTCAGCGGTCGCCCCGCAGGTCGCCGTCCGCCAGCAGTCAGCAATGCACCGAGAGCTTCATGCTCACACACACGGCTTCCCTGCGTGCTCACAACAGCAGCCTGTGCG
- the LOC122822964 gene encoding urotensin-2 receptor isoform X2, protein MTTATMEPVGILVERGANATVPPVSSHQDAAATVTIGTILSIMCFVGVSGNIYTLVVMCHSMRTAASMYIYIINLALADLLYLLTIPFVVCTHFLKGWYFGDPGCRILISMDFLTMHASIFTLTIMSTERYFAVLKPLDTVKRSKSYRKAIAVLVWVASLILTLPMIVTIQLTTVGKKAMCLPTLSQQSYKIYISFLFCTSIVAPGLIIGYLYIQLARTYWISQTRSFKQTKKLPNQKVLYLIFTIVLLFWACFLPFWIWQLLSQFCPSLPLSTKVKRNINYLTTCLTYSNSCINPFLYTLLTKNYKEYLRKHKRSWSAGSYFNRRNRFQRSPRRSPSASSQQCTESFMLTHTASLRAHNSSLCGRSSRLPA, encoded by the exons ATGACGACGGCGACCATGGAGCCTGTAGGAATCTTGGTGGAAAGGGGCGCCAACGCCACCGTCCCACCCGTGAGCTCTCACCAGGACGCCGCCGCTACCGTCACCATCGGCACCATCCTCTCCATCATGTGCTTCGTCGGCGTCTCGGGGAACATTTACACCCTGGTGGTCATGTGCCACTCCATGAGGACCGCGGCGTCCATGTACATCTACATCATCAACCTGGCTCTGGCAGATCTGCTGTACCTTCTCACCATCCCCTTCGTGGTGTGCACACACTTCCTGAAGGGCTGGTACTTCGGAGACCCGGGCTGTCGGATACTGATCAGCATGGATTTCCTGACCATGCACGCCAGCATTTTCACGCTGACCATCATGAGCACGGAGCGATACTTTGCGGTGCTCAAGCCCCTGGACACAGTCAAGCGGTCTAAAAGTTACCGGAAGGCTATCGCGGTGCTGGTCTGGGTAGCCTCTCTAATCCTCACCTTGCCTATGATTGTGACCATTCAGCTTACGACAGTCGGGAAGAAGGCAATGTGCCTGCCCACTTTATCCCAGCAGTCTTACAAGATTTAcatctcttttctgttttgcacaAGTATCGTTGCTCCGGGACTGATCATTGGGTATCTCTACATCCAGCTAGCACGGACTTACTGGATATCGCAAACAAGAAGCTTCAAGCAGACCAAGAAACTACCTAATCAAAAG GTGCTGTACCTGATCTTCACCATCGTGCTCCTCTTCTGGGCGTGCTTCTTGCCCTTTTGGATCTGGCAGCTGCTCAGCCAGTTCTGCCCCTCCTTGCCCCTCTCCACCAAAGTCAAACGCAACATCAACTACCTGACCACATGCCTGACGTACTCCAACAGCTGCATCAACCCGTTCCTCTACACGCTGCTCACCAAGAACTACAAGGAGTACCTGAGGAAGCACAAGAGGTCGTGGTCGGCCGGGAGCTACTTCAACAGACGGAACCGTTTTCAGCGGTCGCCCCGCAGGTCGCCGTCCGCCAGCAGTCAGCAATGCACCGAGAGCTTCATGCTCACACACACGGCTTCCCTGCGTGCTCACAACAGCAGCCTGTGCGGTAGGAGCAGCCGTCTTCCGGCTTGA